A single genomic interval of Pyrus communis chromosome 5, drPyrComm1.1, whole genome shotgun sequence harbors:
- the LOC137734778 gene encoding protein transport protein Sec61 subunit beta-like translates to MVLGGGAAPPRGSAAATASMRRRRTTSGGASGGAAGTMLQFYTDDAPGLKISPNVVLIMSIGFIAFVAVLHVMGKLYFVRREA, encoded by the coding sequence ATGGTTCTAGGCGGTGGAGCAGCTCCCCCAAGAGGAAGTGCAGCAGCTACTGCAAGCATGAGGAGAAGGAGGACGACGAGTGGTGGTGCTTCAGGAGGTGCAGCAGGGACGATGCTCCAGTTTTACACAGATGATGCCCCGGGACTCAAGATCTCCCCGAATGTTGTCCTCATCATGAGCATTGGTTTCATCGCCTTTGTTGCCGTTCTTCATGTCATGGGTAAGCTTTACTTTGTCCGTAGAGAGGCTTAG